A stretch of DNA from Spirosoma endbachense:
GCCGATGGTACGCCTGCTGCCAATTATAAAGTTGAACCCTATCCGACAACCTTCCCGGATAAAGCCTATGCGTTAAAGGCAGTTCGCTACGAAAACCGGCTTGAATTCGCCATGGAAGGCATTCGCTTTTTCGAACTGGTGCGCTGGGGAACGGTCGGGCCAGTCATGAACAACTACCTAACCGTAGAGGGAACCCGATTGCCCTACAATAAAGGTAAAGTATTTAATGTAGGCCAACATGAAGTATGGCCCATTCCGCAGCGCCAGATTGACATTTCGGTCAAAGATGGCAAGTCGGTACTGACCCAAAATCCAGGCTATTGATCCTGAAAAGAATACACTTCCAGAGCTACTTGATTCAGTAGCTCTGGCCTTACTCATGCCAAAAAGTAGTCAACCATGAAACGAATTCAACTAGTAAGACGCCGAAATAAGATTTTTGGGATAGCATCCCTATCAATTGCCGCTGGTATTCTTGTCGGTTTAGTGGCTTTCCGGGATAATCGGAATGTAGATAAACCCTATACGGACTGGACGATTTACGGAGGGGGAAGTGAGAACATCAAATACTCGGCCCTTGATCAAATCAACACCAGCAATGTAAAAAATCTGCAGGTGGCCTGGGAGTATGCGTCCGGAGAAGCTTCCGCGACGAATACGACCGATATGAAAACCAATCCCATTATTGTCAATGGGGTCATGTACGGGCTGAATCCGCAACTCAAACTGTTCGCCCTCGATGCGGCTACCGGCAACGTGAAGTGGGTGTATGATCCAGGAAGTATTCCGGAGAAGGGAAAGAATTCAGGACGCGGCCCTTTTGGCCCTTCCACCAAGATTTGTCGGGGTGTAACCTATTACAATGGGGGTAAGAATGACCAACGTATCCTGTATACACCCGGTGGGGGGCATATGCTTTACTGCATTAACGCGCTAACGGGCAAGGTTATCCCAACCTTTGGCACCAATGGGCACATTGATTTGCACGATGAGCTGGATATGGAAAATGCCCATGATCTGCATATTTCCAATACTAGTCCCGGTATTATTTACAAAAACTTAATCATTATGGGTTCGCGGCTGGCCGAATCCGCTGAGGCAGCACCCGGTCATATCCGGGCGTTTGACGTGCATACGGGAAAACGCAAATGGATTTTTCACACGATTCCTCATCCTGGTGAACCGGGCTATGAAACCTGGGAAAGTCCAGGTGCCTATAAGTACGTTGGCGGAGCCAATGCCTGGGGTGGCTTTAGCCTGGATGAAAAACGAGGGCTGGTTTTTGCCGGTACGGGTTCGGCTACACCGGATTTTTATGGAGGTAATCGCAAAGGGAATAACCTGTATGCCAATTCGATTCTGGCACTGGATGCGGCTACCGGCAAACTGAAATGGCATTATCAGACCGTTCACCATGATCTGTGGGACTGGGACCATGCTGCACACCCCATCCTGGTAACGGTTAAAAAGGATAATAAACCGGTCGATGCCGTTGTCCAGATTACCAAGCAGGGGTACATCTTTATGTTCAATCGGGAGACGGGCGAGCCTATCCATCCCATCAACGAGGTGCCGGTACCCAAATCGGATCTGGCCGGTGAATGGACATCGCCAACCCAGCCGGTCCCTACTTTTTTCAAACCGTTTGTCCGTCAGCGGCTTACCGAAGATGATCTTCTAAAAGAAGGGATTCCCGATTCGTCGTATCAGGATATCCTGAAAAAGTTTCGCTCCTATAAAACCGATAACATGTGGAATCCGCCATCACTGCAAGGGACGATTGAAAGTCCGGGCTGGAACGGTGGAGCGGAGTGGGGTGGTCCCACCTTTGATCCAACCTCGGGTATCATGTACATCAATGCCAACGAATCGCCCTGGGTTATGAAAATGCAGGAGGTCAAAAAGGGGGAGATGATCGCGAAACAAACCAATTTCGAAGCGGGCCAGATGCTTTATCAACAGAATTGCAGTGGCTGCCACGGGAAGGACAGAAGGGCGGGAGAAACGAACAAGGCATTATCAGCGAATCCATCGCTGGTAGGCATTGCAGAAAACAGCAATTTGAAACCTGGTCAGAAATACGATGAGACTTCATTTAAAAGCCTCATCAGTTCGGGTCGAAATAATATGCCACCCTTTGGTCACCTGAGCGCCGAGCAGAAAACCGCGCTGGCTTCCTTCATTTTGAATCTGGACAAAATTAAGGATCAGCCCTTTAAAGATTTAAATACAAAGGAAGAACCGGCGCATTTCAGAACGCCCTACAGCTTTGCCGGGGGGCCATATGGGATTGGCAAATTCCTGACCAAGGAAGGGTTTCCAGCCGTTAAGACTCCCTGGGGACATTTGTCGGCCGTCGATCTCAATACCGGTAAAGAGCTCTGGAAACAGCCCCTCGGCGATTACCCTGAAATGAAAGCGAAAGGCATACGCTCTGGAAGTGAAAACTTCGGAGGATCGGTGGTAACGGCGGGTGGATTGGTTTTCATTGCGGCTACCCGCGACGAAAAATTCAGGGCATTCGATAAGAAGACCGGCGAACTACTTTGGGAAGTAAAAATTCCCGCGGCTGGTATTGCGACGCCCGCTATCTACCAGGTGAACGGGAAACAGTTCGTGGTGATTGCCTGCGGTGGCGGTGGTAAACAACGGACTAAGTCGGGGGATAAATACGTGGCGTTCGCCTTACCGACAGCCCAGAAGTAGTAGCCATCCTAAGACCAGCATTTTTTCATGAGAAACATACGAAATCTAGTACTGATCCTGATAACCCTGACTCTGGCGGGGTTACCAGCAACCGCCCAAAAGTCCGAAGGAGATTGGGAAATTCTTTTCAATGGGAAAGATTTCACGGGCTGGAAGCATCTGAACGGCAATCACAAAGTGGAAGTGAAGGATGGAATGATTGTCGGAACGGTGGTTCCTGGTGAGCCAAACGGATTTCTTTGTACCGAAAAAGAATTCGGTGATTTTATTCTGGAGCTGGACGTATCGATCGATACGACGATGAACAACTCCGGTATTCAGTTTCGGAGTTTGAGTACTCTTGATTACCTGAATTATCGTTTACACGGGTATCAGATGGAGGTCGATCCGAAGCCGCAGCGGTGGAGTGGCAGCATTTACGACGAAGCTCGCCGTGGCTGGTTGTACACGACTGAGTTGAATTTGCCTTCCAAAACGGCATTTAAAAACAATGCCTGGAACCACTACCGCATCGAATGCTTCGGTACCAGTAACCGCACCTGGGTGAACGATGTGGCAGTTTCACATTTGATTGATGACGAGACGCTTAAGGGGATGATCGGGTTACAACTACACAGCAATAACCCAAACGATCCGATTCCCCCAGGCAATCACCAGATCCGTTTTAAAAACATCAGAATCAAAACCAGAAACATCAAACCCTCCCCGCCCGATGATATATTTATCGTGAACCTGATCCCGAATGATCTTTCAGAAGCGGAAAAAAGAGCTGGGTATGGTTCACTTTTTGATGGAAAAACGGCGCAGGGACTGACAGGGGCATCGAATTCAAAGTTTCCTGACTCGGATTGGGTTATTGAACAGGGAACATTGACGATTAAAGAGTCGAAACGGAACGAGAAGAAAAGTGTGTTTTTGAAAAATCCGTATGCAGCTTTTGAATTGAAATTTGAATTCAGGCTGGCAGAAGGAGCGGATAGTGGTGTAAAATACCTGTTGTCCAAAGCGGAGGAAAATGCAGAAGGTCTCGAATTTCAAATCCAGGACGATATGCTGCCCGGAAATGTGCCGAGGGGAAAGGATCTCACCGCATTGGGTTCGGTGAAGGGGTTGGCGGAGTCGAAGCAGACGATTTTCTCAAAAAGACGGATCGGGCTGTGGAGCAATGCGATGATCCGTGTTTATCCGGACAATCGCGTCGAGCATTGGATCAATGGATTCAAAATGGCGGACTATAAAGGCAAACCGCATGAAAAGGGTTTTCTCATGTTGGAAAACAATGGTTTATCGGTTTCGTACCGGAGTATTAAAATCAAAGAATTACGCTGATGTATACGTGTAGAGTGCTCGCCATTTTTGTGCTGGTTTTGTGCGGTATTGTTTCAGGTTTTGGACAAAAATCGAACGGTAACACCTTTGAAATCGTCACAGAATCAGATACTTCGTTTTCAATTTACAAAGGCAAAGCAAAGCAACTGATACTGACGCAGGTAGCCAAACCCGACGAGCGTCCGTATATCCATCCCATTATGGCACCCGATGGGCAAAGCCCGGTAACCGAGTTTCGTCCCAACCATCACCTCCACCAGACGGGCCTATTCTGGGGTCTCAAACGAGTGAACGGACGAGATTACTTTATGAAGTGGAAAGGGGATTACTGGAAGCGGGTTTCAACCAAAATAACAGCTCGTCAGGGTAAGCAGGTTTCCTGGCAAACGGTCTATAATCTACTCGATTCAACGGGACAAACGACCCTGGTGGAAACGCAAAACTGGACCCTACAGGAAGTCGGCGGGAAATTTATGCTGGACCTCGAATGGAAAGGTCAGGCCAGGACCGATGTTACGATGGGTAAATTTTACGTAGGCGGTTTGTTCGTGCGGATGCCCTGGACAAAGGAACTTGCTGGTGAGGTGATCAATGCGACAGGTCAGACCAATAAGCAGGCCGAAGCCCAGCGCAGTGAGTGGCTGGATGTGGGCGTGCAGCGAAGAGGTCGCTCGGACTGGGCGCATTTTACGCTGTTTGATCATCCCCAAAACAAAGCGTTTCCAACTCCCTGGCGTGTCGATAACGAATTCGGGGTTGGCCCTTCTCGCCAGATCATCGACGACTGGACCATTCCCAAAGGAGAAACCGAGACGATCCGTTACCGAATCCTGATTTACACAGGCCCGATCAATCAATCACAAATCCAGGAGGTAGCTAAAGCCTATCAGAAAATCGATCCTCATTGATGAAGCCATGGTTATTGGCAGTGCTATAAAAGCGCATGGTAGCCTGATCTCCATGCCTTCACAATTCTCTGGGTTGTATTCCGCAATCGAAAAGCCCGGTCGTTGCCGAAAGCGGTTGTGTCACGTAGCTATTAACCCTTTTTAAATTCTTCTTCACCTTAATCAGCGCCGACTTTTGTCGGCATTAACTCAGTGAGTTTATGAAATTAAATATTGCCATCGTTGGCCTTGGTTTTGGGGCTGAATTCATACCCATTTATCAGCGACATCCAAACGCGACTATGTACGCGATCTGTCAGCGTAATGTCGAAAAACTAAACGCGATCGGGGATGCTTATGGCATTGACAAACGCTACAGCAGTTTCGACGAGCTACTGGATGACCCGGCAGTTGATGCCGTTCATATCAATTCCCCCATCCCAAATCATGCCGAGCAGAGTTTGAAAGCCTTACGGGCAGGCAAACACGTTGCGTGTACAGTTCCTATGGCAACAACAGTCGAGGACTGTATGGAAATCGTCCGGGTTACCAACGAGACGGGTAAAAAATACATGATGATGGAAACGGTAGTATACAGCCGTGAGTTTCTGTTCGTCAAGGAGTTATACGAAAAAGGAGAATTGGGCAAGGTGCAGTTTCTGAAAGCCAGTCACCAGCAGGATATGGACGGCTGGCCCGACTACTGGCCGGGTTTACCGCCCATGCACTATGCTACGCACTGCGTTGGCCCGGTGGCCGGTTTACTTAAACTGGAAGCCGAATACGTATCCTGTTTCGGATCGGGGACAATCCGGGAAGAATTGGCAAAAATCCACAATTCGCCGTTTGCGGTCGAGTCGGCGCATATCAAATTCAAAGACAGCGATTTATCGGCTTATGTGTATCGGTCGCT
This window harbors:
- a CDS encoding outer membrane protein assembly factor BamB family protein — its product is MKRIQLVRRRNKIFGIASLSIAAGILVGLVAFRDNRNVDKPYTDWTIYGGGSENIKYSALDQINTSNVKNLQVAWEYASGEASATNTTDMKTNPIIVNGVMYGLNPQLKLFALDAATGNVKWVYDPGSIPEKGKNSGRGPFGPSTKICRGVTYYNGGKNDQRILYTPGGGHMLYCINALTGKVIPTFGTNGHIDLHDELDMENAHDLHISNTSPGIIYKNLIIMGSRLAESAEAAPGHIRAFDVHTGKRKWIFHTIPHPGEPGYETWESPGAYKYVGGANAWGGFSLDEKRGLVFAGTGSATPDFYGGNRKGNNLYANSILALDAATGKLKWHYQTVHHDLWDWDHAAHPILVTVKKDNKPVDAVVQITKQGYIFMFNRETGEPIHPINEVPVPKSDLAGEWTSPTQPVPTFFKPFVRQRLTEDDLLKEGIPDSSYQDILKKFRSYKTDNMWNPPSLQGTIESPGWNGGAEWGGPTFDPTSGIMYINANESPWVMKMQEVKKGEMIAKQTNFEAGQMLYQQNCSGCHGKDRRAGETNKALSANPSLVGIAENSNLKPGQKYDETSFKSLISSGRNNMPPFGHLSAEQKTALASFILNLDKIKDQPFKDLNTKEEPAHFRTPYSFAGGPYGIGKFLTKEGFPAVKTPWGHLSAVDLNTGKELWKQPLGDYPEMKAKGIRSGSENFGGSVVTAGGLVFIAATRDEKFRAFDKKTGELLWEVKIPAAGIATPAIYQVNGKQFVVIACGGGGKQRTKSGDKYVAFALPTAQK
- a CDS encoding 3-keto-disaccharide hydrolase, whose product is MRNIRNLVLILITLTLAGLPATAQKSEGDWEILFNGKDFTGWKHLNGNHKVEVKDGMIVGTVVPGEPNGFLCTEKEFGDFILELDVSIDTTMNNSGIQFRSLSTLDYLNYRLHGYQMEVDPKPQRWSGSIYDEARRGWLYTTELNLPSKTAFKNNAWNHYRIECFGTSNRTWVNDVAVSHLIDDETLKGMIGLQLHSNNPNDPIPPGNHQIRFKNIRIKTRNIKPSPPDDIFIVNLIPNDLSEAEKRAGYGSLFDGKTAQGLTGASNSKFPDSDWVIEQGTLTIKESKRNEKKSVFLKNPYAAFELKFEFRLAEGADSGVKYLLSKAEENAEGLEFQIQDDMLPGNVPRGKDLTALGSVKGLAESKQTIFSKRRIGLWSNAMIRVYPDNRVEHWINGFKMADYKGKPHEKGFLMLENNGLSVSYRSIKIKELR
- a CDS encoding DUF6807 family protein gives rise to the protein MYTCRVLAIFVLVLCGIVSGFGQKSNGNTFEIVTESDTSFSIYKGKAKQLILTQVAKPDERPYIHPIMAPDGQSPVTEFRPNHHLHQTGLFWGLKRVNGRDYFMKWKGDYWKRVSTKITARQGKQVSWQTVYNLLDSTGQTTLVETQNWTLQEVGGKFMLDLEWKGQARTDVTMGKFYVGGLFVRMPWTKELAGEVINATGQTNKQAEAQRSEWLDVGVQRRGRSDWAHFTLFDHPQNKAFPTPWRVDNEFGVGPSRQIIDDWTIPKGETETIRYRILIYTGPINQSQIQEVAKAYQKIDPH
- a CDS encoding Gfo/Idh/MocA family protein, translating into MKLNIAIVGLGFGAEFIPIYQRHPNATMYAICQRNVEKLNAIGDAYGIDKRYSSFDELLDDPAVDAVHINSPIPNHAEQSLKALRAGKHVACTVPMATTVEDCMEIVRVTNETGKKYMMMETVVYSREFLFVKELYEKGELGKVQFLKASHQQDMDGWPDYWPGLPPMHYATHCVGPVAGLLKLEAEYVSCFGSGTIREELAKIHNSPFAVESAHIKFKDSDLSAYVYRSLFDVARQYRESFEVYGSKKSVEWPLIEDEMPVIHTAKKPEPEIPELVVVPDYAHYLPKEIAGFTTKGVYDADDQQHLSFTQGGGHGGSHPHMVHEFISAIVEDRDPFPNAVQSANWTSVGIVAHESALKGGQLLPIPDFRAI